One genomic segment of Amycolatopsis granulosa includes these proteins:
- a CDS encoding DUF998 domain-containing protein: MEISGGTKGDRARPWLLAANVAIGWGLLTVFVLHIVSARNPVWDTLSSYALVKGGIGLLGVSMIAVAAGSVALLAAFRAAGHRLSPAAHVLFWTWSLGLVAAALFPASYPERFRPASGEIHEYACAAAFLSLAALGWTLPAPVRTHPAIVRLTLLTLGGVLLFGVSYLMPGVLPIGLTQRLALAADIGLLVTLARAVAVTAPAKPRERVPG, encoded by the coding sequence ATGGAGATTTCCGGAGGTACCAAGGGCGACAGAGCCCGCCCCTGGCTGCTCGCGGCGAACGTCGCGATCGGCTGGGGACTGCTGACCGTCTTCGTCCTGCACATCGTCAGCGCCCGCAACCCGGTGTGGGACACGTTGTCCAGTTACGCGCTCGTCAAGGGCGGGATCGGACTGCTGGGCGTGAGCATGATCGCCGTCGCCGCCGGATCGGTCGCGCTGCTCGCCGCATTCCGGGCCGCCGGGCACCGGCTCAGCCCGGCGGCACACGTGTTGTTCTGGACGTGGTCACTCGGACTCGTCGCGGCGGCGCTGTTCCCCGCGAGCTATCCCGAGCGGTTCCGCCCGGCAAGCGGCGAGATCCACGAATATGCTTGCGCGGCAGCGTTCCTGAGCCTCGCCGCGCTCGGCTGGACCCTGCCCGCGCCGGTGCGCACGCACCCCGCGATCGTGCGGCTCACCCTGCTGACGCTCGGCGGCGTGCTGCTGTTCGGGGTCAGCTACCTGATGCCCGGGGTGCTGCCGATCGGGCTGACCCAGCGCCTCGCGCTCGCCGCCGACATCGGCCTGCTCGTCACGCTCGCCCGCGCGGTCGCCGTGACCGCGCCGGCAAAACCGCGGGAGCGCGTGCCCGGCTGA
- a CDS encoding protein phosphatase 2C domain-containing protein, translated as MIRTAQRPGVGLDGGPRPTEDRIVVLDHAVAVLDGATSADPEQPSGGWYADRLASRLARDLGAPDAGDLRDVLRAAIAGVAREHGLRPGASPSSTVAMLRWDAERVDALVLADSPIVAFGQSVDVLADDRLVTLRRAGRLRTQHAVRALRNQPGGFWVAEADPDAAAHALVRSWPRAALDAVLLATDGVSCGVGDYGLFTWRETLWLARTRGVDAVLDTVRAAEDGDPDRIRWPRAKRHDDQALVLVEFPRP; from the coding sequence ATGATCCGCACAGCCCAGCGACCCGGTGTCGGTCTCGACGGCGGCCCACGCCCGACGGAGGACCGCATCGTGGTGCTCGATCACGCGGTGGCAGTGCTCGACGGCGCCACCTCGGCCGACCCGGAACAGCCTTCCGGCGGCTGGTACGCGGACCGGCTGGCATCCCGGCTCGCCCGCGACCTCGGCGCTCCCGATGCCGGCGACCTGCGTGACGTGCTGCGCGCGGCGATCGCCGGCGTCGCGCGCGAGCACGGCCTGCGTCCCGGAGCGTCCCCGTCCAGCACGGTGGCGATGCTGCGCTGGGACGCCGAACGGGTGGACGCGCTGGTGCTCGCGGACAGTCCCATCGTCGCGTTTGGACAGAGCGTGGACGTGCTCGCCGACGATCGTCTGGTCACGCTCCGCCGCGCCGGCCGGTTGCGCACGCAGCATGCCGTGCGGGCGCTGCGCAACCAGCCGGGCGGGTTCTGGGTGGCCGAAGCCGATCCGGACGCCGCCGCCCACGCCCTGGTTCGCAGCTGGCCCCGCGCCGCGCTGGACGCCGTGCTGCTCGCCACCGACGGGGTGTCCTGCGGCGTCGGCGACTACGGCCTGTTCACCTGGCGGGAAACCCTGTGGCTGGCGCGCACGCGAGGTGTGGACGCGGTGCTCGACACGGTCCGGGCCGCGGAGGACGGCGACCCGGACCGCATCCGCTGGCCGCGGGCCAAGCGTCACGACGACCAGGCGCTGGTGCTGGTCGAGTTCCCGCGACCCTAG
- a CDS encoding TetR/AcrR family transcriptional regulator, translated as MPATRTARERARAELTREIKDEARRQLGEVGPHGLSLRAVARELGMVSSALYRYFPSRDHLLTDLIIDAYNEIGEAAERADDPSAKPRERWMRVWAGTRDWAKRNPHEYSLIYGSPVPGYHAPQDTIAPAGRVAVALVRVMEAAELGPAMAGPPLSAELAGQADRVRTALGTSLTDDDLVRLITAWTHLFGAISFELFGQYARTADPADHYFAYAAAQMADFVGVR; from the coding sequence ATGCCTGCCACCAGGACCGCCCGGGAACGCGCCCGCGCCGAACTGACCCGCGAGATCAAGGACGAGGCGCGCCGCCAGCTCGGCGAGGTCGGACCGCACGGGCTGTCCCTGCGCGCGGTCGCGCGTGAGCTCGGGATGGTCTCCTCGGCGCTCTACCGGTACTTCCCCAGCCGCGACCACCTGCTCACCGACCTGATCATCGACGCCTACAACGAGATCGGTGAGGCCGCCGAACGCGCCGACGACCCGTCCGCGAAACCCCGCGAACGGTGGATGCGCGTGTGGGCCGGCACGCGGGACTGGGCGAAGCGGAACCCGCACGAGTACTCGCTGATCTACGGCTCCCCGGTGCCCGGCTACCACGCGCCCCAGGACACCATCGCGCCCGCCGGGCGCGTCGCCGTCGCGCTGGTCCGCGTCATGGAGGCGGCCGAGCTCGGGCCCGCGATGGCCGGCCCGCCCCTGTCCGCCGAGCTGGCCGGGCAGGCCGACCGGGTCCGGACGGCCCTCGGCACCTCGCTCACGGACGACGACCTCGTCCGGCTCATCACCGCCTGGACGCACCTGTTCGGCGCGATCAGCTTCGAGTTGTTCGGCCAGTACGCCCGCACGGCGGACCCCGCGGACCACTATTTCGCCTACGCCGCAGCGCAGATGGCCGATTTCGTCGGCGTGCGGTGA
- a CDS encoding nitroreductase family deazaflavin-dependent oxidoreductase gives MNRYLRPGKADGVFNAVVGVLTKLGLSVAGSRVLLVRGRKSGQIRSTPVNLLKVGGQRYLVAPRGQTQWVRNLRAAGEGQLRVGRRVETFRFAELTEAEKVPILRAYLKRWAWEVSRFFDGVDHQSPDEVLRDVAPGFPVFRITGTA, from the coding sequence ATGAACCGCTACCTCCGGCCGGGCAAGGCCGACGGAGTGTTCAACGCCGTCGTGGGCGTGCTGACCAAACTGGGCCTGAGCGTGGCCGGCAGCCGGGTCCTGCTGGTGCGGGGCCGCAAGTCCGGGCAGATCCGGTCCACGCCGGTGAACCTGCTGAAGGTCGGCGGGCAGCGCTACCTCGTCGCGCCGCGCGGCCAGACGCAGTGGGTGCGCAACCTGCGCGCGGCCGGTGAGGGGCAGCTGCGGGTCGGGCGCCGGGTCGAGACGTTCCGGTTCGCCGAGCTGACCGAAGCGGAGAAGGTGCCGATCCTGCGGGCCTACCTGAAGCGGTGGGCGTGGGAGGTCAGCCGCTTCTTCGACGGTGTCGACCACCAGTCGCCGGACGAGGTGTTGCGGGACGTCGCGCCCGGCTTCCCGGTCTTCCGGATCACCGGAACCGCCTGA
- a CDS encoding PLP-dependent aminotransferase family protein — MDAIGRISARRLALVLGAWRRSGSRHGAADLAAAIELGVLDGQLPVGTRLPSERELAEALEVSRTLVAAALDRLREAGLVASRRGAGSWITTPRSRPPAAAPPDSPEAIDLARAASPAIPGLAAAVDRARLLLVDELGGHGYTGRGLPAVRERIAQRYAARGLPTTPDQIMITNGAHHAFVLALRMLTHPGDRVLVEQPTYPNALDAIRNAHTTPVPVALGEHGWDLAGMEAAVRQTAPRMAYLIVDFHNPTGERLDEPGRERLGALLARTQTHAVVDETFVELDLEADPLDGPRPLAAFAGNWAISVGTASKSHWGGLRIGWIRASEDLLTRLSSARFGSDLGSPVFEQLVLAELFAAGDDALAARRADLRGLRDALVEAVRRELPEWRFRVPAGGSSLWCRLPEPMSTRLAVAAANHGVQIAPGSRFSAQGGLERWIRLPFAQPASRLTEATTRLALAAASIRATPADELPVA, encoded by the coding sequence ATGGACGCGATAGGCCGCATTTCCGCCCGCAGATTGGCCTTGGTGCTCGGCGCTTGGCGACGCAGTGGCTCTCGTCACGGTGCGGCGGACCTCGCGGCGGCGATCGAGCTCGGGGTACTGGACGGCCAGCTCCCGGTGGGCACCCGGTTGCCGTCGGAACGCGAGCTGGCCGAGGCGCTGGAGGTCAGCCGCACGCTCGTCGCGGCCGCCCTGGACCGGCTCCGGGAGGCCGGTCTGGTGGCCAGCCGGCGCGGCGCGGGGTCGTGGATCACCACGCCGCGGAGCCGGCCGCCGGCCGCCGCGCCACCGGACAGCCCGGAGGCGATCGACCTCGCCCGCGCCGCGTCGCCGGCGATCCCGGGCCTCGCGGCCGCGGTCGATCGGGCGCGGCTGCTGCTGGTCGACGAGCTCGGCGGCCACGGCTACACCGGGCGCGGCCTTCCCGCGGTGCGGGAGCGCATCGCGCAGCGGTACGCCGCGCGGGGCCTGCCGACCACCCCGGACCAGATCATGATCACCAACGGTGCGCACCACGCGTTCGTGCTCGCGCTGCGCATGCTGACGCATCCCGGTGACCGCGTGCTCGTCGAGCAGCCGACCTACCCCAACGCGCTCGACGCGATCCGCAACGCACACACCACGCCGGTGCCGGTCGCGCTCGGCGAGCACGGGTGGGACCTCGCCGGGATGGAGGCCGCGGTTCGCCAGACCGCGCCCCGGATGGCGTACCTCATCGTCGACTTCCACAACCCGACGGGGGAGCGGCTGGACGAGCCGGGCCGGGAGCGCCTCGGTGCGCTGCTGGCGCGCACGCAAACGCATGCGGTGGTCGACGAGACGTTCGTCGAGCTGGACCTGGAGGCCGATCCGCTCGACGGGCCCCGTCCGCTGGCCGCGTTCGCCGGGAACTGGGCGATCAGCGTGGGAACGGCGTCGAAGTCGCACTGGGGTGGTCTGCGGATCGGCTGGATCCGGGCGTCGGAGGATCTGCTGACCCGGTTGTCCTCGGCCCGGTTCGGCTCCGACCTGGGGTCGCCGGTGTTCGAGCAACTGGTGCTGGCCGAGTTGTTCGCCGCGGGTGACGACGCACTGGCGGCGCGGCGCGCGGACCTGCGCGGGCTGCGGGACGCGCTGGTGGAGGCGGTGCGGCGGGAGCTGCCGGAGTGGCGGTTCCGCGTGCCGGCCGGCGGTTCGTCGTTGTGGTGCCGCTTGCCCGAGCCGATGAGCACCCGTCTGGCGGTCGCCGCGGCGAATCACGGAGTGCAGATCGCGCCCGGTTCGAGGTTCAGCGCCCAGGGCGGGCTGGAACGCTGGATCCGGCTCCCGTTCGCCCAGCCGGCGTCCCGCCTGACCGAGGCCACCACCCGGCTGGCCCTTGCGGCCGCCTCGATCCGCGCCACCCCGGCCGACGAACTACCGGTGGCCTGA
- a CDS encoding helix-turn-helix domain-containing protein codes for MTKATDLAARAGDRDPQVGLRAVAALRRLLEQLEAVQVRSARAQGWSWQDIAAELGVSRQAVHKKYGRQ; via the coding sequence ATGACAAAGGCAACCGATCTGGCCGCCCGCGCCGGCGACCGCGATCCCCAGGTCGGCCTGCGTGCGGTGGCCGCGTTGCGGCGGCTGCTCGAGCAGCTGGAAGCCGTCCAGGTGCGCAGCGCACGGGCCCAGGGGTGGTCGTGGCAGGACATCGCGGCCGAACTGGGCGTGAGCAGGCAGGCAGTGCACAAGAAGTACGGGAGGCAGTGA
- a CDS encoding Clp protease N-terminal domain-containing protein, translating to MFERFTSDARAVVAGAQQDAIRLGSPRIDPLHLLAALLHLPDSTAGRLLAGFGVALDDVAAETTRVRRRGGITEADAEALGEFGIDVDAILDRVGQAHGPDALTGGAGGRRRWRTPFSTESKKVLQVCQNEAISLGGKELGTEHVLLALAATRGPAADVLARFDVDARRVRQALA from the coding sequence ATGTTCGAGAGGTTCACCTCGGATGCCCGCGCGGTGGTCGCCGGGGCGCAGCAGGACGCGATCCGCCTCGGTTCGCCACGGATCGACCCGTTGCACCTGCTGGCGGCATTGCTGCACCTGCCGGACAGCACGGCCGGGCGCCTGCTCGCCGGGTTCGGCGTGGCGCTCGACGACGTGGCCGCCGAGACCACGCGGGTGCGGCGCCGGGGCGGGATCACCGAGGCCGACGCCGAGGCGCTCGGCGAGTTCGGCATCGACGTGGACGCGATCCTGGACCGGGTCGGTCAGGCGCACGGGCCGGACGCGCTCACCGGTGGCGCCGGTGGGCGGAGGCGATGGCGCACGCCGTTTTCGACCGAGTCGAAGAAGGTCCTGCAGGTGTGCCAGAACGAGGCGATCTCCTTGGGCGGCAAGGAACTCGGGACCGAACACGTCCTGCTCGCGCTCGCCGCGACGCGCGGACCCGCCGCCGACGTGCTCGCCCGGTTCGACGTGGACGCGCGGCGGGTCCGGCAGGCGCTAGCGTGA